A part of Paenibacillus donghaensis genomic DNA contains:
- a CDS encoding DivIVA domain-containing protein, which produces MPLTPLDIHNKEFSRRLRGYDEDEVNEFLDQVIKDYESVIRENKELQNQLLSIQERLDHFVNIEESLSKTIIVAQEAADDVKNNSKKESQLILKEAEKNADRIINEALSKSRKVAIETEELRKQASIYRTRFRTLLEAQLELLSQDDWNALESREVSENAF; this is translated from the coding sequence ATGCCATTAACACCGCTCGATATACATAACAAGGAGTTCTCCCGGAGACTCCGCGGTTATGATGAGGATGAGGTCAACGAATTTTTGGATCAGGTCATCAAGGATTATGAAAGTGTAATCCGCGAGAATAAGGAACTGCAGAATCAGCTACTGTCGATTCAGGAACGTCTGGATCATTTCGTGAACATTGAAGAGAGCTTATCCAAGACCATTATCGTCGCCCAGGAAGCGGCGGATGATGTGAAGAACAACTCCAAGAAGGAATCCCAGCTGATTCTGAAGGAAGCAGAGAAGAATGCGGACCGGATCATCAACGAGGCCTTGTCCAAATCCCGTAAAGTGGCGATAGAAACCGAGGAACTGCGCAAGCAGGCTTCCATCTACCGCACCCGCTTCCGCACCCTGCTGGAAGCGCAGCTGGAGCTGCTGTCCCAGGATGACTGGAATGCGCTGGAGAGCCGCGAGGTTAGCGAGAACGCGTTCTGA
- a CDS encoding RNA-binding protein has product MKQELYGHFHPDERQFVDKAWEWVSHAGDYHESKLTEFLDPRQGYIVQSLVNRHPDVQVRWEGGSPDAERKRALIAPDYRELDDEDMEMKVLAITSGESKFLSLEHGDYMGSILGLGIKRSKVGDIHVLEDGCHVIIAADIANYMNMNLTGVHRIQVSTELLPLSELRSSPVKLETMELTVASLRLDGIAADVTRLSRSKIMVPIKAGRVRVNWKVEEDPSCALKDGDVVSIQGFGRFKVLEIGSLTKKGRYRVQVGKFV; this is encoded by the coding sequence ATGAAGCAGGAACTATACGGACATTTTCACCCCGATGAACGGCAGTTTGTGGACAAGGCCTGGGAATGGGTCAGTCATGCCGGAGACTATCATGAGAGCAAGCTGACCGAGTTTCTGGACCCCCGCCAGGGTTATATTGTGCAGAGTCTGGTGAACCGCCACCCGGATGTACAAGTCCGCTGGGAAGGCGGCTCTCCCGATGCTGAACGCAAGCGCGCCTTGATCGCACCGGATTACCGTGAGCTGGATGATGAGGACATGGAGATGAAGGTGCTGGCGATAACTTCCGGAGAATCCAAGTTTCTGTCCCTGGAGCATGGGGATTACATGGGTTCTATTCTGGGTTTGGGTATTAAACGAAGCAAGGTTGGCGATATCCATGTATTGGAAGATGGCTGTCATGTGATAATCGCCGCTGATATTGCAAATTATATGAACATGAATCTGACCGGTGTGCACCGGATTCAGGTCAGCACCGAGCTGCTTCCGCTGTCCGAGCTTCGCAGCAGCCCGGTTAAACTGGAAACCATGGAATTGACTGTAGCCTCCTTGCGGCTCGACGGGATTGCCGCCGATGTGACCCGGCTGAGCCGTAGCAAAATTATGGTTCCGATCAAGGCCGGACGTGTGCGGGTCAATTGGAAGGTGGAGGAAGATCCTTCCTGCGCTCTCAAAGATGGGGATGTGGTATCCATCCAAGGTTTTGGCCGCTTCAAGGTGTTGGAGATTGGCAGCTTGACCAAAAAAGGCCGCTACCGTGTTCAGGTCGGGAAATTTGTCTGA
- a CDS encoding YggT family protein produces MSQVNSIIDILFNIYFYMIFIYILMSWLPNARENFIGELLAKLVEPFLAPFRKFIPPLFGMIDISPFIALFVLRLAVGGLKTIVAYLF; encoded by the coding sequence TTGAGTCAGGTTAATTCTATAATCGATATACTGTTCAACATCTATTTCTACATGATATTCATCTATATTCTGATGTCATGGCTGCCCAATGCGCGCGAGAATTTCATCGGTGAGCTTCTCGCCAAGCTGGTAGAACCTTTTCTGGCCCCTTTCCGCAAATTTATCCCGCCGCTCTTTGGCATGATTGACATTTCCCCGTTCATCGCGTTGTTTGTGCTGAGGCTGGCGGTTGGCGGACTCAAAACGATTGTAGCGTACCTTTTTTAG
- a CDS encoding cell division protein SepF, whose amino-acid sequence MGVMNKFMSFLGLQEEEEIVEREPIHREEDEYEPAPVDNRKNQRANVVSIHSQKNVKVVLYEPRSYDEAQEIADHLRSHRTVVINLQRVRNDQAMKIIDFLSGTVYALGGGISKIGGNIFMCTPDTVEIQGSITEILGDDADYNRMR is encoded by the coding sequence ATGGGTGTGATGAACAAGTTTATGAGTTTCTTGGGCTTGCAGGAAGAAGAAGAGATTGTTGAACGGGAGCCGATTCACCGTGAAGAGGATGAATACGAGCCTGCACCTGTAGACAACCGCAAGAATCAGAGGGCCAATGTCGTCAGTATCCATTCCCAGAAGAATGTCAAGGTTGTGCTGTATGAGCCGCGTTCGTATGATGAAGCCCAGGAAATTGCTGATCATCTGCGTTCGCACCGCACCGTGGTTATTAACCTGCAGCGCGTGCGCAATGACCAGGCGATGAAGATCATTGATTTTTTGAGTGGAACTGTTTATGCCCTTGGGGGAGGAATCTCCAAGATTGGGGGCAATATATTTATGTGCACACCGGATACCGTTGAGATTCAAGGCTCCATCACGGAGATTCTTGGTGATGATGCTGATTATAATAGGATGAGGTGA
- a CDS encoding YggS family pyridoxal phosphate-dependent enzyme: MGLTLQERIAEVEERVSRACAASGRERSDVKVIAVTKYVSLETAAAVLDAGLMDIGENRWQDAAHKWNVLGDKGTWHFIGHLQTNKVKDVIGKFQYIHSLDRMSLAEELNKKASATGQLVEVFVQVNISGEDSKFGLPPEAAADFLRGIAGLDRLKVVGLMTMAPHEGDSELTRPIFRRLRELRDELNQLGLTAEPITELSMGMSNDFEVAIQEGATWVRLGTVLVGHEEGS, from the coding sequence TTGGGTTTAACACTGCAGGAGAGAATTGCTGAGGTAGAGGAACGTGTGTCACGGGCCTGCGCGGCAAGCGGACGGGAACGAAGTGACGTCAAGGTCATTGCAGTGACCAAATATGTTTCGCTGGAAACGGCAGCAGCTGTGCTGGATGCGGGCCTCATGGATATCGGTGAGAACCGCTGGCAGGATGCCGCCCATAAATGGAATGTACTCGGCGACAAGGGAACCTGGCATTTTATCGGGCATTTGCAGACCAACAAGGTTAAGGATGTTATAGGTAAGTTTCAATATATCCATTCGCTGGACCGGATGTCCCTTGCTGAGGAGTTGAACAAGAAGGCCAGTGCTACGGGCCAGCTTGTAGAAGTCTTTGTTCAGGTGAATATCTCGGGAGAAGACAGCAAATTCGGGTTGCCTCCGGAAGCGGCCGCCGATTTCCTGCGCGGGATCGCTGGCCTCGACCGTCTGAAAGTGGTCGGCCTGATGACCATGGCGCCCCATGAAGGGGACTCTGAGCTTACCCGCCCTATCTTCCGCCGGCTGCGTGAGCTGCGGGATGAGCTTAATCAGCTAGGTCTGACAGCTGAGCCGATCACCGAGCTTTCGATGGGGATGTCGAATGATTTTGAAGTGGCGATACAGGAAGGAGCCACCTGGGTGCGCCTGGGAACGGTATTAGTGGGCCATGAGGAGGGATCGTGA
- the pgeF gene encoding peptidoglycan editing factor PgeF has product MEPFVKSAGTPGLLHLEPWRAEHGSRITAGFSERAGGTSEPPYDSLNCALHVGDDPAAVAANRELLAASLGFAQEAWTCGEQTHGADIAVVTGQDRGRGRLDRASAFQATDGLLTDVPGVLLTSFYADCVPLFFYDPVCGVVGLAHAGWKGTVAQIASAMIERMGDVYGSRPQDVLAAIGPSIGACCYEVDDYVMKHVRLLEQELDGLADPGEPVNLYTGSADDSGKTMLNLKEMNRRIMIKAGILPTHIECTTWCTSCNTDLFFSYRKENGVTGRMTSWIGIKES; this is encoded by the coding sequence ATGGAACCGTTTGTGAAAAGTGCTGGAACGCCCGGCCTGCTTCATCTGGAGCCTTGGCGTGCGGAGCACGGAAGCAGGATTACAGCCGGATTCAGCGAGCGGGCGGGAGGAACAAGCGAGCCGCCCTACGACAGCCTGAATTGTGCGCTTCATGTGGGGGATGATCCGGCGGCCGTTGCTGCGAACCGCGAGCTGCTGGCTGCAAGCCTCGGCTTCGCGCAGGAGGCTTGGACCTGCGGAGAGCAGACACACGGTGCAGATATAGCAGTGGTCACAGGGCAGGACCGCGGACGGGGCAGACTGGACCGGGCTTCGGCCTTTCAGGCTACGGACGGCTTGCTGACCGATGTTCCCGGGGTGCTGCTGACCTCTTTTTATGCGGATTGTGTGCCGCTGTTCTTCTATGACCCCGTGTGCGGGGTGGTTGGACTAGCCCATGCAGGCTGGAAAGGAACGGTGGCGCAGATCGCGTCAGCGATGATAGAGCGGATGGGAGACGTCTACGGCAGCCGTCCGCAGGATGTGCTTGCTGCCATTGGCCCATCAATAGGAGCCTGCTGCTACGAGGTGGACGATTATGTGATGAAGCATGTGCGGCTGCTGGAGCAAGAGCTGGATGGTCTGGCAGACCCTGGCGAACCCGTAAACCTGTATACCGGATCTGCTGACGATTCCGGTAAAACCATGCTAAACTTGAAAGAAATGAACCGACGCATTATGATTAAAGCAGGAATCTTGCCGACTCATATCGAATGTACCACATGGTGTACAAGCTGTAATACAGATCTGTTCTTTTCTTACCGTAAGGAGAATGGAGTTACAGGCAGAATGACGAGCTGGATCGGAATAAAGGAGAGTTGA
- a CDS encoding YlmC/YmxH family sporulation protein, with the protein MKISDFQTKDVINIVDGRRLGQISDLELDLRRGVIDAIVIPGYTRFMGLFGGGTDLIIPWRNIVKIGSDVVLVKVEESRLGGGQEDRETIYLERGDRSERRTY; encoded by the coding sequence ATGAAAATTTCTGACTTCCAGACCAAGGATGTTATTAATATCGTCGATGGACGGCGGCTCGGGCAGATCAGCGATCTGGAGCTGGACCTCAGGCGCGGAGTTATTGATGCGATCGTCATCCCCGGCTATACCCGGTTTATGGGGTTGTTCGGGGGCGGTACGGATCTGATTATTCCGTGGAGGAATATCGTGAAGATTGGCTCGGACGTGGTGCTGGTTAAGGTTGAAGAATCCAGACTCGGCGGAGGCCAGGAGGATCGGGAGACCATATATCTGGAACGAGGGGACCGCAGTGAACGGCGCACTTATTAA
- the sigG gene encoding RNA polymerase sporulation sigma factor SigG yields MTRNKVEICGVDTAKLPVLTNVEMRALFTSLQQQGERSAREKLVNGNLRLVLSVIQRFNNRGEFVDDLFQVGCIGLMKAIDNFDLSQNVKFSTYAVPMIIGEIRRYLRDNNPIRVSRSLRDIAYKALQVRDSLTNQNSREPTIQEISDALGVPKEDVVFALDAIQDPVSLFEPIYHDGGDPIYVMDQISDDRNKDVSWIEEIALREAMRKLGGREKRILSMRFFEGKTQMEVADEIGISQAQVSRLEKSAIQQMQKHVKS; encoded by the coding sequence ATGACCCGTAATAAAGTCGAGATTTGCGGTGTGGACACAGCCAAGCTTCCTGTTCTGACGAACGTGGAGATGCGGGCGCTGTTCACTTCGCTGCAGCAGCAGGGCGAGCGATCCGCCAGAGAGAAATTGGTCAACGGCAATCTGAGGCTTGTGCTGAGTGTGATCCAGAGGTTCAACAACCGCGGTGAATTTGTGGACGATCTGTTCCAGGTCGGCTGCATCGGACTAATGAAGGCGATCGATAATTTCGATTTATCGCAGAATGTAAAGTTCTCCACATATGCAGTGCCGATGATCATCGGCGAGATCCGCCGGTATCTGCGTGACAACAATCCAATCCGTGTATCCCGCTCCTTGCGGGATATTGCTTACAAGGCGCTGCAGGTGCGAGACAGTCTGACCAACCAGAATTCACGGGAACCGACCATTCAGGAAATTTCCGATGCGCTGGGTGTGCCGAAGGAAGATGTGGTGTTCGCCTTGGATGCGATCCAGGACCCGGTTTCTTTGTTTGAACCGATCTATCATGACGGCGGAGATCCTATCTATGTGATGGACCAGATCAGCGATGACCGCAATAAGGATGTTTCCTGGATTGAGGAGATTGCGCTGCGTGAAGCGATGAGGAAGCTGGGCGGGCGGGAGAAACGAATTCTGTCGATGCGCTTTTTTGAAGGCAAAACCCAGATGGAAGTGGCCGATGAGATCGGGATCTCGCAAGCACAGGTCTCCCGGCTGGAGAAATCGGCCATTCAGCAGATGCAGAAGCACGTCAAATCCTAA